A DNA window from Massilia putida contains the following coding sequences:
- the rplR gene encoding 50S ribosomal protein L18 — MDKKESRLRRGRQTRIKIAQLGVNRLSVHRTNLHIYANLISPDAKVLVSASTLEAEVRAELAGKTGAGGNVAAAALVGKRVAEKALKAGITEVAFDRSGFRYHGRVKALADAAREAGLKF, encoded by the coding sequence ATGGACAAGAAAGAATCGCGTCTGCGTCGCGGACGCCAAACCCGCATCAAGATCGCGCAGCTGGGCGTGAACCGCCTGTCGGTGCATCGCACCAACCTGCACATCTATGCGAACCTGATCAGCCCGGATGCGAAGGTCCTGGTTTCGGCTTCGACGCTGGAAGCAGAAGTGCGCGCCGAACTGGCTGGCAAGACCGGCGCGGGCGGCAACGTCGCCGCCGCTGCCCTGGTTGGCAAGCGCGTCGCAGAAAAAGCACTGAAAGCAGGGATCACCGAAGTCGCATTCGACCGTTCGGGTTTCCGTTACCACGGCCGTGTGAAGGCGCTGGCAGATGCCGCGCGCGAAGCTGGTCTGAAGTTCTAA
- the rpsN gene encoding 30S ribosomal protein S14 translates to MAKLALINREQKRADLVEKFAAKRAALKAIIDDQSKTEEERYEARLKLQALPRNSAPSRQRNRCAITGRPRGTFRKFGLARTKLREFAMKGEIPGMTKASW, encoded by the coding sequence ATGGCAAAACTTGCACTGATTAACCGCGAACAGAAGCGTGCAGACCTGGTGGAGAAATTCGCCGCAAAGCGTGCCGCTCTGAAAGCAATCATCGACGACCAGTCGAAGACCGAAGAAGAGCGTTACGAAGCACGCCTGAAGCTGCAGGCCCTGCCGCGTAACTCGGCCCCGTCGCGCCAGCGTAACCGCTGCGCCATCACCGGCCGTCCCCGTGGCACTTTCCGTAAATTCGGTCTGGCCCGTACCAAACTCCGCGAATTCGCCATGAAAGGCGAAATCCCGGGTATGACCAAAGCTAGCTGGTAA
- the rpsH gene encoding 30S ribosomal protein S8, translating into MSMSDPIADMLTRIRNAQGVQKTTVEMPSSKLKVAIANVLKDEGYIEDYAVSTEGGKAELKIGLKYYVGRPVIERIERVSRPGLRIYKGKDEIPQVMNGLGVAIVSTPKGVMTDRKARATGVGGEVICYVA; encoded by the coding sequence ATGAGTATGAGCGATCCTATCGCCGATATGCTGACCCGTATTCGCAACGCGCAAGGCGTGCAGAAGACCACCGTCGAAATGCCGTCGTCGAAGCTGAAAGTTGCGATTGCCAACGTCCTGAAGGACGAGGGTTACATCGAAGATTACGCCGTGTCCACCGAAGGTGGCAAGGCTGAACTGAAAATCGGTTTGAAGTACTACGTCGGCCGTCCGGTTATCGAGCGCATCGAGCGCGTCTCCCGTCCTGGCCTGCGCATCTACAAGGGCAAAGATGAGATCCCTCAGGTCATGAACGGCCTGGGTGTGGCGATCGTCTCGACCCCGAAGGGTGTGATGACCGACCGCAAAGCACGCGCAACCGGTGTCGGTGGCGAAGTGATTTGCTACGTGGCTTAA
- the rplE gene encoding 50S ribosomal protein L5, whose amino-acid sequence MARLQQLYKDKVVAELTEKFGYKSVMEVPRLTKITLNMGLSEAVADKKIIEHATGDLTKIAGQKPVVTKARKAIAGFKIREGYPIGTMVTLRGARMYEFLDRFITVALPRVRDFRGVSGKSFDGRGNYNIGVKEQIIFPEIDYDKIDALRGMNISITTTAKTDEEAKALLAAFKFPFRN is encoded by the coding sequence ATGGCCCGTCTCCAACAACTGTATAAAGACAAAGTCGTTGCCGAACTGACCGAAAAATTCGGTTACAAGTCGGTGATGGAAGTGCCGCGCCTGACCAAGATCACCCTGAACATGGGTCTGTCGGAAGCTGTCGCCGACAAGAAGATCATCGAGCACGCTACCGGCGACCTGACGAAGATCGCCGGCCAGAAGCCGGTCGTGACCAAGGCTCGCAAGGCAATCGCAGGTTTCAAGATCCGCGAAGGCTACCCGATCGGCACGATGGTGACCCTGCGCGGCGCCCGCATGTACGAATTCCTGGATCGCTTCATCACCGTGGCTCTGCCGCGCGTGCGTGACTTCCGTGGCGTGAGCGGCAAATCGTTCGACGGTCGCGGCAACTACAACATCGGCGTCAAAGAGCAGATCATCTTCCCGGAAATCGATTACGACAAGATCGATGCGCTGCGTGGCATGAACATCTCGATCACCACGACCGCTAAGACCGACGAAGAAGCCAAAGCGCTGCTCGCCGCATTCAAATTCCCGTTCCGGAACTAA
- the rplF gene encoding 50S ribosomal protein L6 translates to MSRVAKMPIAVPAGTDVAINASSITVKGPLGTLTQSLNGMVKVENNNGTLTFDVIDDSRESNAMSGTLRALVNNMVTGVTKGFEKRLTLVGVGYKAAVQGNALNLSLGFSHPVLHAMPEGVTAATPTPTEILIKGIDRQKVGQVAAEVRAYRSPEPYKGKGVRYADEVVKLKETKKK, encoded by the coding sequence ATGTCTCGAGTAGCTAAGATGCCAATCGCCGTCCCGGCCGGTACCGATGTCGCGATCAACGCGTCGTCGATCACCGTCAAGGGCCCGCTGGGCACCCTGACCCAGTCGCTGAACGGCATGGTCAAAGTGGAAAACAACAATGGCACGCTGACCTTCGACGTGATCGACGATTCCCGCGAATCGAACGCCATGTCGGGCACCCTGCGTGCACTGGTGAACAACATGGTGACCGGTGTCACCAAAGGTTTCGAAAAGCGCCTGACCCTGGTCGGCGTGGGTTACAAGGCCGCCGTCCAAGGCAACGCCCTGAACCTGTCGCTGGGCTTCTCGCACCCGGTCCTGCACGCGATGCCCGAAGGCGTCACCGCAGCGACCCCGACCCCGACCGAGATCCTGATCAAGGGTATCGACCGTCAAAAGGTCGGCCAGGTTGCCGCAGAAGTGCGCGCTTACCGCTCGCCTGAGCCGTACAAAGGCAAGGGTGTCCGTTATGCGGACGAAGTGGTGAAGCTTAAAGAAACCAAGAAGAAATAA
- the rplX gene encoding 50S ribosomal protein L24, protein MDKIRKNDEVIVLAGKDKGKRGVVQQRVDAEHVIVEGVNVAKKAVKPNPMTGVTGGIVDKTMPIHVSNVALFNAATGKADRVGFKEVDGKKVRVFKSNGEVVKG, encoded by the coding sequence ATGGATAAGATTCGTAAAAACGACGAAGTCATCGTTCTGGCCGGTAAAGACAAGGGCAAGCGCGGTGTCGTTCAGCAGCGCGTAGATGCTGAGCACGTCATCGTCGAAGGCGTGAACGTGGCCAAGAAGGCCGTCAAGCCGAACCCGATGACCGGCGTAACTGGTGGTATCGTCGACAAGACCATGCCGATTCACGTGTCGAACGTCGCGCTGTTCAACGCAGCGACCGGCAAGGCTGATCGCGTTGGCTTCAAAGAAGTGGATGGCAAAAAAGTCCGCGTCTTCAAGTCGAACGGCGAAGTAGTGAAAGGGTAA
- the rpmD gene encoding 50S ribosomal protein L30 — translation MANTIKVKLVKGLIGTRQDHRATVRGLGLRRVNSVSELQDTPAIRGMINKVNYLVKIVD, via the coding sequence ATGGCAAACACCATCAAAGTCAAGCTGGTCAAAGGCCTGATCGGTACCCGCCAGGATCACCGCGCCACCGTGCGCGGTCTGGGTCTGCGTCGTGTCAACTCGGTTTCCGAGCTGCAGGACACCCCGGCGATCCGCGGCATGATCAACAAGGTCAACTACCTCGTGAAAATTGTCGACTAA
- the rpsE gene encoding 30S ribosomal protein S5, whose product MAKMQAKMASDKPDDGMREKMIAINRVTKVVKGGRIMGFAALTVVGDGDGRIGMGKGKSKEVPVGVQKAMEEARRNLIKVPLKNGTLQHSVTGRHGASYVMMSPAKPGTGVIAGGAMRAIFEVMGVTDVVAKSTGSSNPYNLVRATLDGLAKMSTPADIAAKRGKSVEEILG is encoded by the coding sequence ATGGCAAAAATGCAAGCGAAAATGGCAAGCGACAAGCCGGATGATGGCATGCGCGAGAAAATGATCGCGATCAACCGCGTCACCAAAGTGGTGAAGGGTGGTCGTATCATGGGTTTTGCAGCGCTGACCGTTGTCGGTGACGGCGATGGCCGCATCGGCATGGGCAAAGGCAAGTCGAAGGAAGTTCCGGTCGGCGTGCAGAAAGCGATGGAAGAAGCCCGCCGCAACCTGATCAAGGTGCCCCTCAAGAACGGCACGCTGCAGCACAGCGTCACCGGCCGCCACGGCGCGTCGTACGTGATGATGTCGCCGGCCAAGCCGGGTACCGGCGTGATCGCAGGTGGCGCAATGCGCGCAATCTTCGAAGTGATGGGCGTGACCGACGTCGTCGCCAAGTCGACCGGTTCGTCGAACCCGTACAACCTGGTTCGCGCGACCCTCGACGGTCTGGCAAAAATGAGCACTCCGGCCGACATCGCTGCCAAGCGCGGCAAGTCGGTGGAAGAGATCCTGGGTTAA
- the rplO gene encoding 50S ribosomal protein L15, with the protein MQLNTIQPAEGAKHAKRRVGRGIGSGLGKTAGRGHKGQKSRSGGFHKVGFEGGQMPLQRRLPKRGFKSLNATFKAEVRLSDLNNLAVADVDVLVLKQAGVLPVVARDVRVILSGEITKAVNLKGIKATAGAKAAIEAAGGSVA; encoded by the coding sequence ATGCAACTCAATACCATCCAACCCGCTGAAGGCGCGAAACACGCCAAGCGCCGCGTCGGTCGCGGTATCGGCTCGGGCCTGGGCAAGACCGCCGGCCGCGGCCACAAGGGTCAGAAATCGCGTTCGGGCGGCTTCCACAAGGTCGGTTTCGAAGGCGGCCAGATGCCGCTGCAGCGCCGTCTGCCGAAGCGTGGCTTCAAGTCGCTGAACGCTACGTTCAAGGCTGAAGTGCGTCTGTCGGACCTGAACAACCTGGCCGTCGCCGACGTCGACGTCCTGGTGCTCAAGCAAGCCGGCGTGCTGCCGGTCGTGGCTCGCGATGTGCGCGTGATCCTGTCGGGCGAAATCACCAAAGCGGTGAACCTGAAAGGCATCAAGGCGACCGCTGGCGCGAAAGCAGCCATCGAAGCAGCTGGCGGTTCGGTCGCCTAA
- the secY gene encoding preprotein translocase subunit SecY, protein MATNSQLGKSAASGFPWGRLWFLLGALVVYRIGAHIPVPGIDPIAMAQLFKQNEGGILGMFNMFSGGALSRFAVFALGITPYISASIIMQLVSIVSPQMEALKKEGESGRRKITQYTRYFTVVLALFQAFGIAVALEAQQGLVLDPGVAFRFVTVVTLLTGTMFLMWLGEQITERGLGNGISIIIFAGIAAGLPNALGSLFTLVSNGSIGSFSAIIIVILVALVTYAVVFVERGQRKILVNYAKRQVGNKIYGGQTSHLPLKLNMAGVIPPIFASSIILFPATIVDWFTRGKDVNNPFIGFLKDLAASLSPGEPIHALLYAVAIVFFCFFYTALVFNSKETADNLKKSGAFVPGIRPGEQTARYIDKILMRLTLAGAVYITLVCLLPEFLQSQWKVPFYFGGTSLLIIVVVTMDFMAQVQNYVMSQQYESLLRKANFKGGIPSR, encoded by the coding sequence TTGGCGACTAATTCACAACTTGGTAAAAGTGCTGCTTCCGGCTTCCCATGGGGCCGGTTGTGGTTCTTGCTTGGCGCATTGGTCGTGTACCGTATCGGAGCTCACATCCCGGTCCCCGGGATTGACCCGATCGCCATGGCCCAGCTGTTTAAGCAGAACGAGGGCGGCATCCTGGGCATGTTCAACATGTTCTCGGGCGGCGCCTTGTCCCGCTTTGCCGTGTTCGCTCTTGGCATCACGCCTTACATTTCGGCTTCGATCATCATGCAGCTGGTGTCGATCGTCTCGCCGCAGATGGAGGCACTGAAGAAAGAGGGCGAGTCCGGACGCCGCAAGATCACCCAGTACACCCGTTATTTCACGGTCGTGCTGGCTCTGTTCCAGGCGTTCGGCATCGCCGTCGCGCTCGAGGCGCAGCAAGGCCTCGTGCTCGATCCGGGCGTGGCGTTCCGCTTCGTGACCGTCGTGACCCTGCTGACCGGCACCATGTTCCTCATGTGGCTCGGCGAGCAGATCACCGAACGTGGTCTTGGCAACGGTATCTCGATCATCATTTTTGCCGGTATCGCAGCGGGTCTGCCGAATGCACTGGGTAGTCTGTTCACCCTGGTGTCGAACGGTTCGATCGGCAGCTTCTCCGCGATCATCATCGTGATTCTGGTAGCCCTGGTGACTTACGCTGTCGTGTTCGTCGAACGCGGTCAGCGCAAGATCCTGGTGAATTACGCGAAACGCCAGGTCGGTAACAAGATTTACGGTGGCCAGACCAGCCACCTGCCGTTGAAGCTGAACATGGCCGGCGTGATCCCGCCGATCTTCGCTTCTTCGATCATCCTGTTCCCGGCCACGATCGTCGACTGGTTCACGCGCGGCAAAGATGTCAACAACCCGTTCATCGGGTTCTTGAAAGACCTCGCTGCCTCGCTGAGCCCGGGCGAACCGATCCACGCGTTGCTGTATGCGGTGGCCATCGTGTTCTTCTGCTTCTTCTACACGGCGCTGGTATTCAACAGCAAGGAAACGGCGGACAACTTGAAGAAGAGCGGCGCGTTTGTACCGGGCATCCGTCCGGGCGAGCAGACCGCGCGCTACATCGACAAGATCCTGATGCGCCTGACCCTCGCCGGTGCGGTCTACATCACGCTGGTATGCCTGTTGCCGGAGTTCCTGCAGAGCCAATGGAAAGTACCTTTCTACTTTGGCGGAACCTCGCTCCTGATCATCGTGGTCGTCACGATGGATTTCATGGCGCAAGTGCAGAACTACGTCATGTCGCAGCAATATGAATCGCTGCTGCGCAAGGCTAATTTCAAGGGCGGTATCCCGTCGCGTTGA